Proteins from a single region of Thermodesulfobacteriota bacterium:
- the polX gene encoding DNA polymerase/3'-5' exonuclease PolX, giving the protein MSKNVEIADIFERIADSLDILEENPFKIRAYRNGSRNLRELAEDVKDITERDELSKIPGIGKDLAEKIREYIANGRIKYYEELNEKVPRELVELLAIQGLGPKMLSKLFKELKVKALADLEREIRGEEILKIHGMGKKKIEDIKRGIQIFKESKKRVNLGIALPIAEEIVNEVNKIPGSEKTVFAGSLRRMRETIGDIDILTQSDDGKRVIESFTKMPFVKNILASGDTKGSVISRNGIQVDLRVVGPESYGAALQYFTGSQAHNVKVRTIAVKKGLKINEYGLFHGDKKIAGETEADVYKKLGLPFIPPEMREDRGEIEAALEGRLPTLLELEDIKGDLHVHTNWSDGYGSIEEMALTAKKLGYEYIAVTDHSPSSRIANGLSIERLDEKKEELESVRKKVKGIRILMGSEVDILGDGSLDYPDSVLRDLDVVIVSVHSGFKMERAKMTKRIANALKNPFVHILAHPTGRLIGERDPYDVDLEEVFKTAKEFGKAIEVNSHYLRLDLKDINIRKAIDMDTKLVITTDSHHPNQLTLMRLGVATARRGWAVKRDIINTMGFKELSNFLKIQTD; this is encoded by the coding sequence GAGCAAAAATGTTGAAATTGCTGATATTTTTGAGAGGATTGCCGATTCTTTGGACATTTTAGAAGAAAATCCCTTTAAGATAAGGGCATACAGAAATGGCTCAAGGAATTTACGAGAACTCGCAGAGGATGTGAAAGACATTACTGAACGCGACGAGCTTTCGAAAATCCCTGGGATTGGAAAAGATCTTGCGGAGAAAATCAGAGAATACATAGCAAATGGAAGAATAAAATATTATGAAGAGCTTAATGAAAAGGTCCCGCGAGAACTGGTCGAGCTTCTGGCAATTCAGGGATTGGGACCAAAGATGCTTTCCAAACTCTTTAAAGAACTCAAAGTCAAAGCATTAGCTGATCTTGAACGAGAAATCCGCGGTGAAGAAATACTGAAAATCCACGGGATGGGTAAGAAGAAGATTGAGGACATAAAACGCGGGATTCAAATCTTCAAAGAAAGTAAGAAGAGAGTAAACCTTGGAATAGCGCTTCCGATCGCAGAGGAGATTGTAAATGAGGTAAATAAGATACCGGGATCCGAAAAGACAGTTTTTGCGGGATCCCTCAGACGAATGAGGGAAACCATAGGCGATATAGACATCTTAACGCAATCGGATGACGGTAAACGGGTGATAGAATCATTTACAAAAATGCCATTTGTCAAAAATATACTGGCGTCGGGAGATACAAAGGGTAGCGTGATCTCGCGTAATGGAATTCAGGTAGATCTACGCGTGGTTGGCCCGGAATCCTATGGTGCTGCTCTTCAATACTTTACAGGGTCTCAAGCACACAATGTCAAAGTCAGGACAATAGCCGTTAAAAAGGGCTTAAAGATAAATGAGTACGGTTTGTTTCATGGGGATAAAAAAATAGCGGGTGAAACGGAAGCGGATGTTTACAAGAAGCTAGGCCTTCCGTTTATACCACCTGAAATGCGTGAGGACAGGGGCGAAATCGAAGCTGCGCTCGAGGGAAGGCTGCCTACCCTATTAGAGCTTGAGGATATTAAGGGCGATCTACATGTGCACACAAACTGGAGCGACGGCTATGGCAGTATTGAGGAGATGGCTTTGACGGCTAAGAAGTTAGGTTATGAGTATATTGCAGTCACAGACCACTCCCCTTCCTCTAGGATTGCAAATGGACTTTCCATAGAAAGGCTTGATGAGAAGAAAGAGGAACTTGAGTCTGTGCGTAAGAAAGTAAAAGGGATTCGAATACTCATGGGTTCTGAGGTAGATATTTTAGGTGACGGGTCTCTTGATTATCCCGATTCAGTTCTCAGGGATCTAGATGTAGTCATTGTTTCGGTTCACTCAGGTTTTAAAATGGAACGTGCGAAGATGACTAAGCGTATTGCGAATGCTCTTAAAAATCCGTTTGTTCATATTCTCGCTCATCCCACAGGAAGGCTGATAGGAGAACGTGATCCCTATGATGTAGATCTGGAAGAGGTATTTAAAACGGCAAAGGAATTTGGAAAGGCAATCGAGGTAAATTCTCATTATCTGAGATTGGATTTGAAAGATATCAATATCAGAAAGGCAATAGATATGGATACCAAATTAGTAATTACCACAGACTCACATCACCCTAACCAATTGACACTGATGAGGCTCGGTGTGGCCACTGCCCGAAGGGGTTGGGCTGTGAAAAGAGATATCATTAATACAATGGGATTTAAAGAACTTTCAAATTTCTTAAAAATTCAAACTGATTAA
- the ligA gene encoding NAD-dependent DNA ligase LigA — protein sequence MKEETKKIPKSKAIKRLNELRPEIDRHNYLYYVENNPEISDAEFDILMEELKSLESLYPELITLDSPTHRIGGYVAAGFKSVEHIIPMMSIDNITDDEGAYEFNKRVKKILEISSDIEYIVEPKFDGVSVSLKYENGILVQAATRGDGKIGEEVTVNVKTIKSIPLRLKSSNGIPERLEVRGEVVINKESFKKLNKELADEGEPIFANPRNAAAGSLRQLDSSITAKRPLDFHPWGIGDVVGYDFKTEWEIINKIHDWGFRSEQRFKLCKDIGEAISYRHEMESMRDDLPYEADGIVIKVNDRRYQRELGTTAKFPRWAIAYKFKPRQATTKIRDIIVQVGRMGLITPLAKVEPVKIGGVTIRNASLHTEDIVRQKDVRIGDTVLIERAGDVIPQIVKAIAEKRTGEEKVFHMPQNCPSCRTRLERDGAYYYCPSLSCPAQLQGRIEHLASRKAFDIRGLGEKIVIQLMKEGLIKDLADVFYLKKEDLIGLERFAEKSAANLVEEIEKSKKITFNRFILALSIRHVGERMAQILAENFNSLDDLMESTEESLMDVPTVGPEVAKSIISFFGEQKNRDTIDKILSAGVKIEYRPSVKKGDKFSGLTFVLTGTLENFTRDEAKRLIEQEGGIVTSSVSKRTSYVVVGKNPGSKLESAESLGIDTIDEDEFKRMIGK from the coding sequence ATGAAAGAAGAAACTAAAAAGATTCCAAAATCAAAGGCTATCAAAAGACTAAACGAGCTTCGACCAGAAATAGATCGGCACAATTATCTTTATTATGTTGAAAACAATCCTGAGATCTCGGATGCCGAGTTTGACATCCTCATGGAAGAGTTAAAAAGCCTCGAATCTCTATATCCGGAACTGATCACACTGGATTCCCCTACACATCGTATCGGTGGATACGTGGCAGCGGGTTTCAAATCAGTTGAGCATATAATTCCGATGATGAGTATTGATAATATAACAGACGACGAAGGAGCTTATGAATTTAATAAACGTGTAAAGAAAATTCTTGAAATATCATCTGATATTGAATACATCGTCGAGCCAAAGTTCGACGGAGTTTCGGTATCCCTAAAATATGAGAACGGAATCCTGGTTCAGGCCGCGACCAGAGGCGATGGAAAAATCGGTGAGGAAGTAACTGTGAACGTCAAAACAATAAAATCCATACCGTTAAGGCTTAAGTCAAGTAACGGAATTCCAGAAAGATTAGAGGTAAGAGGAGAGGTAGTAATAAATAAGGAATCGTTCAAGAAATTAAATAAAGAGCTCGCAGACGAAGGGGAACCGATCTTCGCAAATCCCAGAAACGCCGCAGCTGGTTCTCTTAGACAGCTAGATTCGAGTATCACGGCGAAAAGACCACTAGATTTCCATCCATGGGGCATCGGGGATGTAGTTGGATATGATTTTAAGACCGAGTGGGAAATTATAAATAAGATTCATGACTGGGGTTTCAGATCTGAACAGCGTTTTAAGCTGTGCAAGGACATAGGTGAGGCTATATCATATCGACATGAAATGGAGTCTATGAGAGATGACCTACCATATGAAGCTGACGGTATTGTAATAAAGGTAAATGATCGTCGATATCAGAGGGAGCTTGGGACAACGGCAAAATTCCCGAGGTGGGCCATCGCTTACAAATTTAAGCCTCGTCAGGCAACCACCAAGATACGCGACATTATTGTGCAGGTAGGAAGAATGGGATTAATAACACCGCTCGCAAAGGTTGAACCCGTTAAAATTGGTGGTGTGACAATCAGAAACGCCTCCCTCCATACAGAAGACATAGTCAGACAAAAAGACGTAAGAATAGGAGACACCGTGCTGATTGAGAGAGCAGGAGATGTGATTCCCCAGATCGTGAAAGCAATTGCAGAAAAGAGAACAGGAGAGGAAAAAGTTTTCCACATGCCCCAGAACTGTCCTTCATGTCGTACAAGGCTTGAAAGGGATGGGGCATATTACTATTGTCCAAGCCTTTCATGTCCAGCCCAGCTACAAGGCAGAATAGAACACCTGGCTTCCAGAAAGGCATTTGACATAAGGGGTCTGGGCGAAAAGATAGTTATCCAATTGATGAAAGAAGGATTGATAAAGGACTTGGCCGATGTCTTCTACCTGAAGAAAGAGGATTTGATCGGCCTTGAAAGATTTGCAGAAAAGTCTGCGGCAAATCTGGTCGAGGAAATCGAAAAGAGCAAAAAAATTACATTCAACAGGTTCATACTTGCCCTCAGTATTCGCCATGTAGGAGAAAGGATGGCACAGATTCTTGCCGAAAACTTCAATAGTTTAGACGATCTCATGGAAAGTACGGAAGAGAGTCTCATGGACGTTCCGACTGTGGGGCCTGAGGTGGCGAAGAGCATCATTAGTTTTTTTGGCGAGCAAAAAAACAGGGATACGATCGATAAAATATTATCCGCAGGGGTCAAAATTGAATACAGGCCATCGGTAAAGAAAGGTGATAAATTTTCGGGCCTGACATTTGTATTAACAGGCACACTTGAAAATTTTACAAGAGATGAGGCAAAAAGGCTGATCGAACAAGAAGGAGGAATTGTTACGTCATC